The following proteins are encoded in a genomic region of Acidobacteriota bacterium:
- a CDS encoding DUF4112 domain-containing protein produces the protein MADIQKQIEIEKGLDDLSRYLDGLFKVPGTGWRFGLDALIGLIPNVGDTLTFLPSLYILFAGVRYGVPKITLLRMAFNLGLDYIVGSVPFVGDAFDFVWKANQQNMDLIRTRAAGHGKGTASDYLFVIVLMFLLGALLVGSIFSSVFLLYWILSSLSNS, from the coding sequence ATGGCTGATATTCAGAAACAGATTGAGATCGAAAAAGGGCTGGATGATCTGTCGCGTTATCTCGACGGATTATTCAAGGTTCCGGGCACAGGCTGGCGGTTCGGCCTAGATGCTCTGATAGGTTTGATACCGAATGTCGGCGATACGCTGACGTTCCTACCTTCGCTGTATATCCTGTTTGCGGGCGTCCGCTACGGCGTGCCCAAGATCACACTCTTGCGGATGGCGTTCAACCTCGGGCTCGACTATATAGTCGGGTCTGTGCCGTTTGTCGGCGATGCTTTTGATTTTGTTTGGAAGGCGAACCAGCAGAACATGGACCTCATTCGCACCCGTGCCGCAGGACACGGTAAGGGAACTGCGAGCGACTATCTCTTTGTGATCGTCCTGATGTTTTTGCTCGGAGCATTGCTGGTCGGATCGATCTTTTCGAGCGTATTTCTTCTGTACTGGATCTTGTCGAGCCTATCGAACTCTTAG
- a CDS encoding peptidylprolyl isomerase: MKSPNFAVRERAALAAGRIGDKRAVPALAALFEDTKNQGRVWTAAVFALGEIESADGGEAVLDVLKAESGYSKRDKDVLSRAVEAAGKIVAANAKDANLNDLKSAIVRVMDDELKSGVPISQVVVYGLTAILRTRPDGGDVVVAKFLDSTDARVRGDALNTLTRLRSKQRLDVIRGLLRRDPDAVVRANAARVLGAAEDKEALPLLLDYAVNGDDLRVRVACIRSLAAIKDASVADKLIERGNALLELRGRSKFRKPVENGELLEVMAALGRLLQGTENTKAITFLRHFRAVDGLASPETEIAFARIAPKAYVAEDAEPIFTYTDPNAAAAYGQGMAEIASLKNDDLNAQAGEQLTRFVSGMATGVKAKDQAKMLRAMPDLTRSLAALKPDNLNQVLRGQLANDDVFIRASAAELLGERPLTKENFAALEKAFTVSLLKDKYYNDAMLAILDALAKLDKKAATGSLLMALNSRDYLVRTKVFELLDDKELEKTSPGLPMMVKFAREKKQDQVQPYVSAFGTKQGQLLNSDLDYRRALSRKNGSVKAVLTTEKGAFTIVFVPEEAPLTVDNWVKLARSGYFNGLEVHRVVPNFVMQDGDPRGDGNGGPGWSIRCEINWRGFDRGVVGMALSGKDTGGSQWFVTHSPQPHLDGGYTVFGRVDETGMKVVDNIVRGDKILKVTVVGR, encoded by the coding sequence TTGAAATCGCCGAATTTCGCGGTTCGCGAGCGTGCGGCATTGGCCGCGGGTCGGATCGGTGATAAACGTGCGGTGCCGGCTCTTGCGGCTTTGTTCGAAGACACTAAGAATCAGGGCCGTGTTTGGACGGCAGCGGTCTTTGCTCTGGGTGAGATCGAATCTGCCGACGGCGGCGAAGCTGTGCTTGATGTACTCAAGGCAGAGTCGGGCTATTCGAAAAGAGACAAAGACGTGCTGTCGCGAGCGGTCGAGGCGGCGGGAAAGATCGTTGCGGCGAATGCGAAAGACGCGAATTTGAATGATCTCAAGTCCGCGATAGTCCGCGTGATGGATGACGAGCTAAAAAGCGGTGTACCGATCAGCCAAGTAGTGGTATACGGATTGACCGCAATTCTGCGTACGCGGCCCGACGGGGGCGATGTCGTGGTTGCGAAATTCCTGGATAGTACCGATGCGCGTGTTCGTGGAGACGCCTTGAACACTCTGACGCGTTTGCGGTCTAAGCAGAGGCTCGACGTGATACGCGGCTTGCTGCGGCGTGATCCGGACGCTGTCGTTCGTGCGAACGCGGCTCGGGTCCTCGGTGCTGCGGAGGACAAAGAGGCGTTGCCGCTGTTGCTCGACTACGCTGTGAATGGCGATGATCTAAGAGTTCGTGTGGCCTGTATTCGGTCGCTGGCCGCAATTAAGGACGCGAGCGTTGCGGACAAGTTGATCGAACGCGGCAACGCGCTGCTAGAGCTGCGCGGAAGATCGAAATTTCGCAAACCGGTCGAGAACGGTGAACTTCTCGAGGTAATGGCGGCTCTCGGGCGTTTGCTGCAGGGTACCGAGAATACAAAGGCGATCACCTTTCTGCGACATTTTCGTGCCGTCGATGGCCTCGCATCGCCGGAGACCGAGATCGCGTTCGCACGCATCGCTCCAAAGGCTTATGTTGCGGAAGACGCTGAGCCCATTTTTACGTACACGGATCCGAACGCCGCCGCAGCGTACGGCCAGGGAATGGCCGAGATCGCTTCGTTAAAGAACGACGACCTGAACGCACAGGCCGGAGAACAGCTGACTCGTTTTGTATCAGGAATGGCGACGGGCGTAAAAGCAAAAGATCAGGCAAAGATGCTGCGTGCAATGCCTGATCTGACGCGTTCATTAGCAGCACTGAAGCCGGACAACCTCAACCAGGTATTACGCGGCCAGTTGGCGAATGACGATGTTTTCATACGTGCCTCCGCCGCCGAGCTTTTGGGCGAACGCCCTCTAACGAAAGAGAATTTCGCAGCTCTGGAAAAAGCATTTACGGTCTCACTACTCAAGGACAAATATTACAACGACGCGATGCTCGCGATTCTGGACGCATTGGCAAAACTCGACAAAAAGGCGGCTACGGGTTCGCTGTTGATGGCCCTCAATTCTCGTGATTATTTGGTCCGCACAAAGGTTTTTGAACTCTTAGATGACAAAGAACTCGAGAAGACGTCGCCCGGCCTCCCGATGATGGTCAAGTTCGCTCGTGAAAAGAAACAGGATCAGGTTCAGCCATATGTGTCTGCGTTTGGAACAAAACAGGGGCAATTGCTCAATTCGGATCTCGATTATCGACGGGCCTTATCGCGGAAGAACGGTTCAGTCAAGGCCGTTTTGACGACCGAGAAGGGTGCATTCACGATCGTCTTCGTTCCGGAGGAAGCTCCGCTGACGGTGGACAATTGGGTCAAGCTAGCACGCAGCGGTTATTTTAATGGACTTGAGGTGCATCGCGTCGTGCCCAATTTTGTGATGCAAGACGGCGACCCTCGCGGCGACGGCAATGGCGGCCCGGGCTGGTCGATCCGCTGCGAAATAAATTGGCGAGGCTTTGACCGAGGCGTCGTCGGGATGGCTCTGTCAGGCAAAGACACGGGCGGCTCGCAATGGTTCGTCACGCACTCGCCGCAGCCTCACCTCGACGGCGGCTACACCGTCTTCGGCCGCGTCGATGAAACGGGAATGAAGGTCGTGGACAATATCGTACGCGGCGATAAGATCCTCAAAGTGACTGTTGTCGGACGATAA
- a CDS encoding TIGR00159 family protein, translating to MQFSDYIPTIATLRNVLDIVLVFAIVYVVLKLLRGTRAVPTVVGMVILALVYWFAVAQDLSTLEFVLRYAVVYIGIAIIVLFQSEIRQALIYFANRFRFPILKRQRAQFGGSVYDEIVLAVTTLASEKTGALIVIERNIGLRNFIDAGVQIDARISYDLLVTVFNPSTPLHDGAVIIQNERLAAASVFLPLTKNPEVSRELGTRHRAAIGITEGSDAISIVVSEETGLITFVEAGNVRRNLDPTALRKALLEAMDIPLVETRRETAKALKEIETDITVS from the coding sequence ATGCAATTCTCTGACTACATTCCGACGATCGCAACTCTGAGAAATGTCCTCGACATTGTTCTCGTGTTTGCCATCGTGTATGTCGTCCTCAAACTGCTTCGTGGAACACGTGCGGTGCCGACAGTGGTCGGTATGGTGATCTTGGCGCTGGTTTATTGGTTCGCCGTTGCACAGGATCTTTCGACGCTCGAATTTGTCTTACGGTATGCGGTCGTCTATATCGGTATCGCGATCATCGTATTGTTCCAGTCCGAGATCCGGCAGGCGTTGATCTACTTTGCCAACCGTTTTCGATTTCCGATCTTGAAGCGCCAACGCGCTCAATTTGGAGGCAGCGTATACGACGAAATTGTCCTAGCTGTCACGACGCTTGCTTCCGAAAAAACCGGCGCTCTGATCGTCATCGAACGAAACATCGGATTGCGAAACTTCATCGACGCTGGAGTTCAGATCGATGCCCGGATCAGCTACGACCTGCTTGTGACGGTATTCAACCCGTCGACGCCGTTGCATGACGGAGCTGTAATTATTCAAAACGAAAGGCTTGCTGCCGCTTCCGTCTTTCTTCCGCTGACCAAAAACCCCGAAGTATCGAGGGAATTGGGAACCAGACATCGTGCTGCGATCGGCATAACAGAGGGCTCAGATGCCATTTCGATCGTCGTCTCCGAAGAAACCGGCCTGATCACATTTGTCGAAGCCGGCAACGTCCGCCGCAACCTCGATCCGACAGCCTTAAGAAAAGCTCTGCTCGAAGCAATGGATATCCCGCTAGTCGAAACCAGACGTGAAACAGCAAAGGCTTTGAAAGAGATAGAAACAGATATCACAGTAAGCTAG